Proteins encoded in a region of the Agromyces protaetiae genome:
- a CDS encoding DUF6716 putative glycosyltransferase, with product MTGADATGGAGAPSTPAVRRLLVVSDSDSYTKWGAALASALPDAWHTELALLLSDVLPSERQLAAALAGSRWAAPAGSETDRVVTAAAARTSRDKAEATASAPTQAAGTVGTALGTETAHATETNDATESTGAAKTARTTEASQTDQVTEAAKTARTTEATAADRRMPVPPHDEAELTYESAASNSRSVPSTARPRYVHLDQLVDLVREMRADAVLLAFRGPLVRVTAGLLNAVPDRPVLIAGFPGLTIPAVPKAIIYREQVDLVVLHSRREVREFARLAADLPAAPRFGLATLPFLPSRTTDASRRTLPDGDVVFAVQAKVPSSLEERVHLVGVLAQAARRQPHRRFIVKVRARAGEAQTHAETYDLGELVRDPAIARELGFTPPPNLLVADGPMSAHLERAAALVTVSSTAVLEAIAADVPALLLDDYGVGPRQLNVVFEGSGLFGDGAALAAGAWRQPDPAWLDDNYFHGPAADDWVERLEELLAARAAAPLPVLARRHNRTGGALRRAFERRKMLGSHDRTFAGRASVLVAVPVRGVVRTVRRVRRALTGVAAVDPSQPVAESRAAERVTR from the coding sequence GTGACGGGCGCCGACGCGACCGGCGGCGCGGGCGCTCCGAGCACACCGGCGGTGCGCCGACTGCTCGTCGTCAGCGACTCCGACTCGTACACGAAGTGGGGCGCCGCCCTGGCCTCGGCCCTGCCCGACGCCTGGCACACCGAGCTCGCGCTGCTCCTCAGCGACGTGCTGCCGAGTGAGCGTCAACTCGCGGCGGCGCTCGCAGGGTCGCGATGGGCTGCGCCGGCCGGATCCGAGACGGACCGGGTCGTCACGGCAGCCGCGGCACGAACGTCGCGGGACAAGGCCGAGGCCACAGCCTCCGCGCCCACACAGGCCGCTGGGACCGTGGGAACCGCCCTGGGCACGGAGACCGCGCACGCGACGGAGACCAACGACGCGACGGAGTCCACAGGGGCCGCCAAGACCGCCCGAACCACGGAGGCCTCTCAGACCGATCAGGTCACGGAAGCCGCCAAGACCGCTCGAACCACGGAGGCCACGGCGGCCGATAGGCGTATGCCAGTTCCGCCTCACGATGAGGCGGAACTGACATACGAATCGGCGGCCTCGAACTCGCGGTCCGTGCCGAGCACCGCGCGACCGAGGTATGTCCACCTCGACCAACTCGTCGACCTCGTGCGCGAGATGCGGGCCGACGCCGTGCTGCTCGCGTTCCGCGGGCCGCTCGTGCGGGTGACAGCCGGCCTGCTGAATGCGGTGCCCGACCGGCCGGTGCTCATCGCGGGGTTCCCGGGTCTCACGATTCCGGCCGTGCCGAAGGCGATCATCTACCGCGAGCAGGTCGACCTCGTCGTGCTGCACAGCCGGCGCGAGGTGCGCGAGTTCGCGCGGCTCGCCGCCGACCTGCCCGCGGCTCCACGGTTCGGGCTCGCGACGCTGCCGTTCCTGCCGAGTCGAACGACGGATGCTTCGCGGCGCACGCTGCCCGACGGCGACGTCGTCTTCGCGGTGCAGGCCAAGGTGCCCTCGAGCCTGGAGGAACGCGTGCATCTCGTGGGCGTGCTCGCCCAGGCCGCGCGACGCCAGCCGCATCGCCGCTTCATCGTCAAGGTGCGGGCCCGGGCGGGCGAAGCGCAGACGCACGCCGAGACCTACGACCTCGGCGAGCTCGTTCGCGACCCCGCCATCGCGCGAGAGCTCGGCTTCACGCCGCCGCCGAACCTGCTCGTCGCGGACGGACCGATGTCGGCGCATCTCGAGCGCGCGGCCGCGCTCGTGACCGTGAGCTCGACCGCGGTGCTCGAGGCCATCGCGGCCGATGTGCCCGCCCTGCTGCTCGACGACTACGGCGTCGGGCCGAGGCAGCTCAACGTGGTGTTCGAGGGCAGCGGGCTGTTCGGCGACGGCGCAGCGCTCGCGGCCGGCGCCTGGCGACAGCCGGACCCGGCCTGGCTCGACGACAACTACTTCCACGGGCCGGCGGCCGACGACTGGGTCGAGCGGCTCGAGGAGCTGCTCGCGGCTCGAGCGGCGGCGCCGCTGCCCGTGCTGGCACGGCGTCACAACCGCACGGGCGGAGCACTCCGGCGCGCGTTCGAGCGGCGCAAGATGCTCGGGTCGCACGACCGGACGTTCGCCGGGCGGGCATCCGTGCTCGTGGCGGTGCCCGTGCGAGGCGTCGTGCGCACGGTGCGGCGGGTGCGCAGGGCGCTCACGGGCGTTGCGGCCGTCGACCCATCGCAGCCGGTCGCCGAGTCGCGCGCCGCCGAGCGCGTGACACGCTGA
- a CDS encoding gamma carbonic anhydrase family protein: MSADPSARIIQLAGVPAPEIADTAFVAAGAVVVGDVRLEAGSSVWYNAVLRAEAEPIVLGANANLQDTVVCHVDAGYPLTVGSGVSVGHGAVLHGCTIESDSLIGMSATVLNGALIGAGSLVAAGAVVLEGTVVPPGSLVAGVPAKVRRELTDEERAGLRRNAEAYVRHVATHTAPVD, translated from the coding sequence ATGAGCGCAGACCCCTCAGCCCGGATCATCCAGCTCGCCGGCGTGCCGGCTCCCGAGATCGCCGACACCGCCTTCGTCGCCGCGGGCGCGGTCGTGGTCGGCGATGTGCGGCTCGAGGCGGGTTCGAGCGTCTGGTACAACGCGGTGTTGCGTGCCGAGGCCGAGCCGATCGTGCTCGGCGCGAACGCGAACCTGCAGGACACGGTCGTCTGCCATGTCGACGCCGGCTACCCGCTCACGGTCGGCTCAGGCGTCTCGGTGGGTCACGGCGCTGTGCTGCACGGCTGCACGATCGAGTCCGACAGCCTCATCGGCATGAGCGCGACCGTGCTCAATGGCGCCCTCATCGGTGCCGGCTCGCTCGTCGCGGCCGGTGCGGTCGTGCTCGAGGGCACCGTGGTGCCGCCCGGCTCACTCGTCGCCGGTGTGCCGGCCAAGGTGCGTCGCGAGCTCACCGATGAGGAGCGAGCGGGACTGCGTCGCAATGCCGAGGCGTACGTGCGGCACGTCGCGACGCACACGGCCCCGGTCGACTGA